One Polyangiaceae bacterium genomic window carries:
- a CDS encoding NAD-dependent epimerase/dehydratase family protein: protein MTNSTDIAAVSGATGFIGSAVVRELLAQGRVVRALCEPGAKTTNLEGLPEDRVEQISVDVNDREGMLRALDGAATFFHLAAIYKVWTLDPAAIWHVNLEGTTTSLLAARDAGVKRVVYTSSIAAVGLGEGQTPADETTPWNIADIANDYIASKYQAERVAIRLAEAGLPLVCVNPAFPFGRGDIGPTPTGGIILNLLRGQVPAVGKGGFCAIDVDDVAKAHVAAESRGRIGERYILGNHNVSLREFFELVSDVAGLPAPRMSMPAVFARGAARGMEFVSDHFTKKAPLATYKSVQYMQRYAYFDGSKARRELEMPCTPLRTSVERAVEYFRTSGMV, encoded by the coding sequence ATGACGAACTCGACAGACATCGCCGCCGTGAGCGGCGCCACGGGCTTCATCGGATCAGCGGTCGTGCGCGAGCTTTTGGCCCAGGGACGCGTGGTACGGGCGCTATGCGAACCGGGTGCAAAAACGACAAACCTCGAAGGTTTGCCCGAGGATCGAGTCGAGCAGATCTCGGTGGACGTGAACGATCGTGAGGGGATGCTGCGAGCGCTCGATGGCGCCGCCACGTTTTTCCACCTGGCGGCGATCTACAAGGTTTGGACGCTCGATCCGGCGGCGATCTGGCACGTGAACCTCGAAGGAACGACGACATCGCTGCTCGCAGCGCGCGACGCAGGCGTCAAGCGCGTGGTGTACACGTCGTCGATCGCGGCGGTGGGACTCGGGGAGGGACAAACTCCAGCGGATGAAACGACGCCGTGGAACATCGCGGACATCGCGAACGACTACATCGCGTCGAAGTATCAAGCGGAGCGCGTCGCGATACGACTTGCCGAAGCGGGGTTACCTCTGGTGTGCGTAAATCCCGCATTTCCGTTTGGACGAGGAGACATCGGCCCAACGCCAACGGGCGGCATCATCTTGAACTTGCTGCGCGGACAAGTGCCCGCCGTCGGAAAAGGCGGCTTTTGCGCGATCGACGTAGACGACGTGGCGAAGGCGCATGTCGCTGCGGAGTCGCGTGGGCGCATCGGCGAGCGGTACATTTTGGGCAATCACAACGTGTCGCTGCGGGAATTTTTCGAGCTGGTGTCGGATGTTGCAGGACTGCCTGCGCCGCGAATGTCGATGCCTGCGGTGTTTGCGCGTGGGGCCGCGCGAGGCATGGAGTTCGTGAGCGATCACTTCACGAAGAAGGCGCCGCTCGCGACGTACAAGAGCGTCCAGTACATGCAGCGCTACGCGTACTTCGATGGAAGCAAGGCGCGACGCGAGCTGGAGATGCCGTGCACGCCGCTGCGGACGAGTGTGGAGCGAGCGGTGGAGTATTTCCGGACGAGCGGGATGGTTTGA
- a CDS encoding response regulator, with translation MSSSSKPLTVVVADDEPAMLSLVSSHLKRLGFAVHEAPDGAAAWQLVQTHLPDLVMLDVMMPEMSGWEVARAVKAKGAAGGALEHTPVLMLTGIGERLNAMNSPLFAADAWLDKPFEFSMLDEKIAEVLEKHGKQMPTRSAPVTAISLDEPAKKAAAKKGSAKKASAKKAVAKKVAAKAKAVTSKKAAPAKAAKKAAPAKAAAKKAAPAKKSAAKSTAAKPAKKSASKAPAKAAAKARAKK, from the coding sequence ATGTCCTCCAGTTCCAAGCCCCTCACTGTTGTCGTTGCCGACGACGAGCCTGCCATGCTCAGCCTCGTCTCGAGCCATCTGAAGCGTCTCGGATTTGCCGTTCACGAAGCTCCGGACGGCGCTGCAGCATGGCAGCTCGTGCAAACGCACTTGCCCGACCTCGTGATGCTCGACGTCATGATGCCCGAGATGAGCGGGTGGGAAGTGGCGCGTGCGGTCAAGGCCAAAGGTGCAGCGGGCGGAGCGCTCGAGCACACCCCGGTCCTCATGCTCACGGGTATCGGCGAACGCCTCAACGCCATGAACTCGCCGCTGTTCGCAGCCGACGCTTGGCTCGACAAACCGTTCGAGTTTTCGATGCTCGACGAAAAGATCGCCGAGGTTCTCGAGAAGCACGGCAAGCAGATGCCAACGCGTTCCGCTCCAGTGACTGCCATCAGCCTGGACGAACCCGCGAAGAAGGCGGCAGCGAAGAAGGGTTCGGCCAAGAAGGCTTCGGCGAAGAAGGCCGTCGCGAAGAAGGTTGCGGCGAAGGCGAAGGCAGTCACGTCGAAGAAAGCCGCTCCGGCAAAAGCCGCGAAGAAGGCTGCTCCTGCGAAAGCCGCTGCGAAGAAGGCCGCTCCTGCGAAGAAATCCGCCGCGAAGTCGACTGCAGCCAAGCCTGCGAAGAAGTCTGCGTCCAAGGCTCCGGCGAAAGCAGCAGCCAAGGCGCGCGCCAAAAAGTAG
- a CDS encoding nucleotidyltransferase produces MKIHQDFRDLLAEFVDEKVEFMVIGGYAVAYYDRPRYTKDIDLWINPAPTNIDAASRALASFGAPLHIVNALRNAREDEIVWLGTPPLRIDFLRAVAGMHFEEAWQRREMVRWDDIDVPVIGIDDLLASKRAAGRPQDLVDVANLERVKMRR; encoded by the coding sequence ATGAAAATTCATCAAGACTTTCGCGACTTATTGGCGGAGTTCGTCGACGAGAAGGTTGAGTTCATGGTGATTGGGGGTTATGCGGTCGCCTATTACGACCGCCCTCGTTACACCAAGGACATTGACCTCTGGATAAACCCTGCCCCAACAAACATCGATGCTGCGTCCAGAGCACTCGCTTCGTTTGGCGCTCCGCTGCATATTGTCAACGCACTCCGCAATGCCCGCGAAGATGAAATCGTATGGCTTGGAACGCCTCCGTTACGCATTGATTTCCTACGCGCTGTTGCCGGAATGCACTTTGAGGAAGCATGGCAGCGACGAGAAATGGTGCGATGGGACGATATCGACGTTCCGGTTATCGGCATTGACGACTTGCTTGCATCGAAGCGTGCTGCAGGACGACCGCAAGACCTCGTGGATGTGGCGAATCTCGAACGCGTAAAGATGCGACGCTAG